In Bicyclus anynana chromosome 1, ilBicAnyn1.1, whole genome shotgun sequence, a single window of DNA contains:
- the LOC112052707 gene encoding uncharacterized protein LOC112052707 translates to MFSCYFVLILYFAGSFGARKDSHIVSHPVELSNTRYSLKPSSQTLASNQSPRTNDYDDHSGFPWLRPPMYVLHASPPTTADDEETVFKTYQPREDPKLYYQSEAYLKEINDQNANKEVTYVYPGWEVVRAGEKYRLPKRLLRSREDYRINKPKICIKCPHDRTLVAKVGADKVILQSPVLTTCSGRKAPRSARLIHLYGPKFGQLLQHGSHTIVGRLMHKNETLRLCKLQVHVIIQTCTTPKYLVSRCLDRNAPCNFTCRDQTLELQGESSLVCGEDMKWEGHLPVCRARNWCQPLSPPDVGNVSCRGGTTDNDLGLNEGTRCRIRCPIGWRWFPKAVAVCRRGVWTNELQCMPKKMIQDNSQLLLHPQSIR, encoded by the exons ATGTTCAGTTGTTATTTTGtcttaatattgtattttgctG GAAGTTTCGGAGCACGCAAAGACTCGCACATCGTCAG TCACCCAGTGGAATTATCGAATACGCGTTATTCGTTAAAGCCAAGCAGTCAAACCCTCGCAAGCAACCAATCCCCCAGAACTAATGATTACGATGATCATAGCGGGTTCCCATGGTTACGCCCGCCGATGTACGTTCTACATGCCTCCCCGCCGACGACCGCAGACGACGAGGAAACCGTATTCAAAACCTACCAACCGAGAGAAGACCCGAAGCTATACTACCAGTCTGAAGCATATCTTAAAGAAATTAATGACCAAAATGCTAACAAAGAAGTAACGTATGTTTACCCTGGGTGGGAAGTGGTCCGTGCTGGTGAGAAATACCGATTACCGAAGCGTTTATTGAGGAGTAGAGAAGACTATCGAATTAACA AACCTAAAATATGCATAAAATGCCCTCACGATAGAACGTTAGTAGCAAAAGTGGGCGCAGACAAAGTAATTTTACAAAGTCCAGTACTAACTACGTGTTCTGGACGCAAAGCTCCCAGAAGCGCCCGGCTGATCCACCTGTACGGACCTAAATTCGGCCAATTGCTCCAACACGGTTCTCATACTATTGTTGGCCGTTTAATGCACAAGAATGAA ACACTGCGGCTTTGTAAACTACAGGTGCATGTGATAATTCAAACATGTACGACACCAAAATATCTCGTATCTCGTTGTTTAGATAGGAATGCACCTTGCAATTTTACATGTCGCGATCAAACGCTGGAGCTACAAGGAGAATCATCTTTAGTTTGTGGTGAAGATATGAAATGGGAGGGGCACCTTCCTGTATGTCGAG cCCGTAACTGGTGCCAGCCATTATCGCCACCAGACGTGGGAAACGTAAGCTGTAGAGGAGGAACCACTGATAACGACTTGGGGTTAAACGAGGGTACGAGATGTCGGATTCGATGCCCAATAGGTTGGCGATGGTTCCCCAAAGCTGTCGCCGTATGCCGACGGGGTGTTTGGACAAACGAGTTACAGTGTATGCCGAAGAAAATGATACAGGATAACTCTCAATTATTATTACACCCTCAATCGATCAGATAG